In Vigna angularis cultivar LongXiaoDou No.4 chromosome 8, ASM1680809v1, whole genome shotgun sequence, one DNA window encodes the following:
- the LOC108346069 gene encoding AMSH-like ubiquitin thioesterase 1, protein MRSSSSDRISIAASAQKLDVDNRIALRFYYRIADNILRQADIFRAEKNIIDLYVMLLRFSSLVSETIPRHRDYRSSPQWQKESLKKKLLISLNELEKLKPVVQQKINELNNNIAYQQNGRGNFSSNNSLDFSPMKKQTSASYGQIKAARPTRTGELLFQGSRTQQFSYVRPVEEHVRRLSLTLPPPKEETLSRHSILGPNGLNGQWRPPSTDKWIRYPNNIDLSPVELPSLQNPSEHESVSKKDDSITEHYKSDLDSLVTQSEDCQPHPQPQLHDQEPPSLISFETTETTPAIEVIRQPSPPPVLAEVLDLVPAASPCVQEAGCKADISSTDSCVHAEAPLQLHISTSLMESFMKLAKSNTKKNLETCGVLAGMLKNRKFYITALIIPKQESTSDSCQTTNEEEIFEVQDKRSLFPLGWIHTHPTQSCFMSSIDLHTHYSYQIMLPESVAIVMAPKDSTRNHGIFRLTSPGGMSVIKQCDQRGFHPHSQPPDGGPIYKTCTDVYMNPDLKFDVIDLR, encoded by the exons ATGAGGTCCTCTTCTTCGGATAGGATCAGCATCGCTGCCAGTGCTCAGAAACTCGATGTCGATAACCGAATCGCGCTGCGATTCTACTATCGCATCGCCGATAACATCCTCCGACAG GCTGATATCTTCCGCGCCGAGAAGAATATTATTGACCTATATGTTATGCTTTTAAGATTTTCTAG TTTGGTGTCTGAGACAATACCACGTCACCGAGATTATAGATCATCTCCACAATGGCAGAAAGAATCATTGAAAAAG AAATTGTTAATTTCTTTGAATGAACTGGAGAAATTGAAACCAGTGGTCCAACAGAAGATCAATGAGCTTAACAACAATATCGCATACCAACAAAATGGGCGTGGAAATTTTAGTTCAAATAATTCACTGGATTTTTCTCCCATGAAAAAGCAAACATCAGCTAGTTATGGCCAAATAAAG GCAGCCAGACCTACTAGAACTGGGGAGCTTCTTTTCCAAGGATCTAGGACCCAACAATTCTCTTATGTCAGGCCCGTGGAAGAGCATGTACGAAGACT ATCTCTAACTCTTCCACCTCCAAAGGAGGAAACTCTCTCTAGACATTCTATCCTTGGTCCCAATGGGTTAAATGGGCAGTGGAGACCACCTTCCACTGATAAATGG ATCAGGTATCCAAACAACATTGATCTGTCTCCTGTTGAATTGCCAag CCTACAAAATCCTTCGGAACATGAATCTGTGAGTAAGAAAGATGATAGCATTACGGAACACTATAAGTCAGATTTAGATTCACTTGTTACCCAAAGTGAGGACTGCCAGCCCCACCCTCAGCCTCAACTTCATGATCAGGAACCTCCTTCTCTTATTTCGTTTGAAACAACCGAAACAACTCCTGCAATAGAGGTTATCAGGCAGCCTTCTCCTCCACCTGTACTTGCTGAGGTACTAGATTTGGTCCCTGCAGCATCACCTTGTGTTCAGGAAGCAGGATGTAAGGCAGATATTTCATCAACTGATAGCTGTGTTCATGCGGAGGCTCCTCTGCAACTGCACATT TCAACTTCTTTGATGGAGAGTTTTATGAAGCTTGCCAAGTCAAATACAAAAAAGAATTTAGAGACTTGTGGAGTCCTTGCCGGTATGCTT aaaaacagaaaattttatATCACTGCCCTTATAATCCCAAAGCAGGAGTCAACATCAGATTCT TGCCAGACTACAAATGAAGAGGAAATATTTGAAGTGCAGGATAAACGATCGCTTTTTCCACTTGGGTGGATCCAT ACACATCCTACTCAATCTTGTTTCATGTCCTCAATTGATCTGCACACCCACTACTCCTATCAG ATTATGCTGCCAGAATCTGTTGCAATAGTCATGGCGCCAAAAGATAGTACAAG AAACCATGGCATTTTTCGGTTGACCAGCCCCGGTGGAATGTCTGTGATTAAACAATGTGATCAGCGTGGCTTTCATCCACACAGTCAACCTCCAGACGGTGGTCCTATTTACAAGACATGTACAGACGTATACATGAACCcagatttaaaatttgatgtcaTTGATCTTCGATAA
- the LOC108343940 gene encoding cysteine-rich receptor-like protein kinase 44, with protein sequence MSFFSRLCPCFCKGAATSGDGGDHHDDHSGPADSLDLIFDLHTLQLATNFFSSLNQLGHGGFGPVFKGMMPNGQEVAVKKLSLESRQGVKEFTNEVRLLLRIQHKNLVTLLGCCAEGPEKMLVYEYLPNKSLDHFLFDKRKSSSLDWAKRFRIVTGVARGLLYLHEEAPERIIHRDIKASNILLDDKLIPKISDFGLARLFPGEDTHVQTFKISGTHGYMAPEYALRGYLSVKTDVFSYGVLVLEIVSGRKNQDMRLGPEKADLLSYAWSLYQGGRIMELIDPTLGKYNGDEAAMCIQLGLLCCQASIIERPDMNAVHLMISSDSFTLPRPGKPGIQGRTGRWTTTTSALTNTNASNTTRVSGGSGSFVEDYSRNSISTSSFDEGR encoded by the exons ATGTCCTTTTTCTCCAGGCTGTGCCCCTGTTTCTGCAAGGGAGCCGCAACCTCCGGCGACGGCGGCGACCACCACGACGATCACAGCGGGCCGGCGGACTCCTTGGACCTGATTTTCGACCTCCACACTCTCCAACTCGCTACCAACTTCTTCAGCAGCCTCAACCAGCTAGGTCATGGAGGCTTTGGCCCTGTCTTCAAG GGAATGATGCCAAATGGTCAAGAAGTGGCGGTTAAGAAGCTGTCATTGGAATCTAGGCAAGGAGTTAAAGAATTCACCAACGAAGTCAGGCTATTACTCAGAATTCAGCACAAGAACTTGGTTACATTACTTGGTTGTTGTGCAGAAGGGCCTGAAAAGATGCTTGTCTATGAGTATCTACCTAACAAAAGTCTTGATCACTTTCTGTTTG ATAAGAGGAAGTCTTCATCTTTGGACTGGGCAAAACGATTCAGAATAGTTACTGGTGTGGCAAGAGGACTTCTCTACCTGCATGAAGAGGCACCAGAAAGAATTATACACAGGGACATTAAAGCTAGTAACATATTGTTGGATGACAAGTTAATTCCGAAAATTTCAGACTTTGGTTTGGCAAGGTTGTTTCCTGGGGAGGACACTCACGTACAGACATTTAAGATTTCCGGTACACA TGGTTACATGGCTCCTGAATATGCATTGCGAGGATATCTGTCAGTGAAGACGGATGTTTTCAGTTATGGAGTCCTGGTGTTGGAAATAGTTAGTGGGAGAAAAAACCAAGATATGCGACTTGGACCAGAAAAAGCAGATCTCTTGAGCTAT GCATGGTCGCTTTATCAAGGAGGGAGAATAATGGAATTGATTGATCCAACCCTCGGCAAATACAATGGTGATGAGGCAGCAATGTGCATTCAGCTAGGTTTGTTGTGCTGCCAAGCAAGCATAATTGAAAGACCTGACATGAATGCTGTTCATCTCATGATCTCAAGTGATTCCTTCACTTTGCCAAGACCAGGTAAACCTGGAATTCAAGGTCGTACAGGACGTTGGACCACAACTACATCTGCTTTGACCAATACCAATGCTAGTAACACTACCAGGGTCTCAGGTGGTAGTGGTAGTTTTGTAGAGGATTATTCTAGAAATTCTATATCTACCTCTTCTTTTGATGAAGGCAGATGA
- the LOC108344695 gene encoding 40S ribosomal protein S7, producing the protein MYTSRKKIHKDKDAEPTEFEESVGQAFFDLENTNNELKSDLKDLYINSAVQIDVSGNRKAVVIHVPYRLRKGFRKIHVRLVRELEKKFSGKDVVLIATRRIVRPPKKGSAVQRPRSRTLTAVHEAMLEDIVLPAEIVGKRVRFRIDGSKIMKVFLDPKERNNTEYKLETFAAVYRKLSGKDVVFEYPTSEA; encoded by the exons ATGTACACATCAAGGAAGAAAATCCACAAAGATAAGGATGCTGAGCCAACTGAATTTGAGGAAtcagttggacag GCATTCTTTGATCTTGAAAATACCAACAATGAGCTGAAAAGTGACCTGAAAGATTTATACATAAATTCAGCTGT CCAAATAGATGTTTCTGGGAACCGCAAGGCTGTGGTTATTCATGTCCCCTACAGATTAAGGAAGGGATTCAGGAAGATCCATGTCAGGCTTGTAAGAGAACTTGAGAAAAAATTTAGCGGGAAG GATGTAGTCCTGATTGCCACCAGGAGGATAGTGAGGCCACCAAAGAAAGGTTCTGCTGTTCAGCGTCCTCGCAGCCGCACACTCACTGCTGTGCATGAGGCAATGCTGGAGGATATTGTATTACCTGCTGAGATTGTTGGAAAGCGTGTTAGGTTTAGAATTGATGGTTCCAAGATTATGAAG GTGTTTTTGGACCCCAAGGAGAGAAACAACACTGAGTACAAGTTGGAGACTTTTGCTGCAGTATACAGGAAGCTTTCAGGCAAAGATGTTGTTTTTGAATATCCTACATCTGAGGCTTAG
- the LOC108345114 gene encoding transcription factor MYB21 isoform X2, which translates to MRLAMSASSKSIICYSEEDTELRRGPWSIEEDDLLGNYIANHGEGRWNLLAIRAGLRRTGKSCRLRWLNYLKPDVKRGNLTSEEQLLIFELHSRWSKIAQQLPGRTDNEIKNYWRTRIQKQARYMKSETQRTTGFVEFFKALQMTRCLHKAQESSPSAMSLQDQEIHMPSNGGFHYSSFGIEATPETQITSQRGVNHLNQHEQNSDSEHNNGSSISNSESVNIQYMTQPLGCTTNQFQALDNYDFGICSYDGYNIDNSAYDMDSFNLAATVDAQNLELPVIGCQISETNSLNMESECSTRSNDELWQFMNI; encoded by the exons ATGAGACTTGCCATGTCTGCTTCTTCAAAGAGCATCATCTGTTACAGTGAAGAAGATACTGAACTTAGAAGAGGGCCATGGAGTATTGAAGAGGATGATCTTCTTGGGAATTACATTGCCAATCATGGAGAAGGGAGATGGAATTTGCTTGCTATACGTGCAG GCTTAAGGAGAACAGGAAAGAGTTGCAGATTAAGGTGGCTAAATTATCTAAAGCCAGATGTTAAACGAGGCAATTTAACCTCAGAGGAGCAGCTTTTGATTTTTGAACTCCACTCAAG GTGGTCAAAAATTGCACAACAGCTGCCAGGCAGAACAGACAATGAAATAAAGAACTATTGGAGAACAAGGATTCAGAAACAAGCAAGATATATGAAATCTGAGACACAGAGAACAACAGGATTTGTAGAATTTTTCAAGGCTCTACAGATGACAAGATGTCTTCATAAAGCACAAGAATCATCTCCTTCAGCCATGTCACTCCAAGACCAAGAAATTCATATGCCTTCTAATGGTGGTTTTCATTATTCATCATTTGGGATTGAGGCAACACCAGAAACACAAATCACTAGCCAGCGAGGTGTCAACCATTTGAATCAGCATGAGCAGAACTCAGACTCTGAGCACAACAATGGTTCAAGCATTTCCAATTCAGAATCAGTAAATATCCAATATATGACTCAGCCTTTGGGGTGCACTACAAATCAATTCCAGGCCTTAGACAACTATGACTTTGGCATCTGTTCATATGATGGCTACAACATAGACAACAGTGCCTATGACATGGATTCATTCAACCTGGCAGCCACAGTGGATGCTCAGAATCTGGAACTACCAGTGATTGGTTGCCAAATATCAGAAACCAACTCGCTAAATATGGAATCTGAATGTAGCACAAGGAGCAATGATGAATTATGGCAATTTATGAACATATAA
- the LOC108345114 gene encoding transcription factor MYB21 isoform X1, translating to MRLAMSASSKSIICYSEEDTELRRGPWSIEEDDLLGNYIANHGEGRWNLLAIRAGLRRTGKSCRLRWLNYLKPDVKRGNLTSEEQLLIFELHSRWGNRWSKIAQQLPGRTDNEIKNYWRTRIQKQARYMKSETQRTTGFVEFFKALQMTRCLHKAQESSPSAMSLQDQEIHMPSNGGFHYSSFGIEATPETQITSQRGVNHLNQHEQNSDSEHNNGSSISNSESVNIQYMTQPLGCTTNQFQALDNYDFGICSYDGYNIDNSAYDMDSFNLAATVDAQNLELPVIGCQISETNSLNMESECSTRSNDELWQFMNI from the exons ATGAGACTTGCCATGTCTGCTTCTTCAAAGAGCATCATCTGTTACAGTGAAGAAGATACTGAACTTAGAAGAGGGCCATGGAGTATTGAAGAGGATGATCTTCTTGGGAATTACATTGCCAATCATGGAGAAGGGAGATGGAATTTGCTTGCTATACGTGCAG GCTTAAGGAGAACAGGAAAGAGTTGCAGATTAAGGTGGCTAAATTATCTAAAGCCAGATGTTAAACGAGGCAATTTAACCTCAGAGGAGCAGCTTTTGATTTTTGAACTCCACTCAAGGTGGGGTAACAG GTGGTCAAAAATTGCACAACAGCTGCCAGGCAGAACAGACAATGAAATAAAGAACTATTGGAGAACAAGGATTCAGAAACAAGCAAGATATATGAAATCTGAGACACAGAGAACAACAGGATTTGTAGAATTTTTCAAGGCTCTACAGATGACAAGATGTCTTCATAAAGCACAAGAATCATCTCCTTCAGCCATGTCACTCCAAGACCAAGAAATTCATATGCCTTCTAATGGTGGTTTTCATTATTCATCATTTGGGATTGAGGCAACACCAGAAACACAAATCACTAGCCAGCGAGGTGTCAACCATTTGAATCAGCATGAGCAGAACTCAGACTCTGAGCACAACAATGGTTCAAGCATTTCCAATTCAGAATCAGTAAATATCCAATATATGACTCAGCCTTTGGGGTGCACTACAAATCAATTCCAGGCCTTAGACAACTATGACTTTGGCATCTGTTCATATGATGGCTACAACATAGACAACAGTGCCTATGACATGGATTCATTCAACCTGGCAGCCACAGTGGATGCTCAGAATCTGGAACTACCAGTGATTGGTTGCCAAATATCAGAAACCAACTCGCTAAATATGGAATCTGAATGTAGCACAAGGAGCAATGATGAATTATGGCAATTTATGAACATATAA